The Pirellulales bacterium genome includes a window with the following:
- the bioA gene encoding adenosylmethionine--8-amino-7-oxononanoate transaminase, with amino-acid sequence MISSPQQLADWDRDHVWHAFTQMAEYQPFLIASAQGRTLVDIHGKTYLDGVSSLWCNLLGHRVPELDKAIREQLDQVAHVTLLGMGHPTTARLARKLAELAPAGMEHVFFSDSGASAVEVALKLAFQYQRQRPDPRPAKTEYIALTDAYHGDTLGAVSVGGVARFHALFDPLLFPVRRLPAPDLYRLPPGVTAEQARDYYTAQLEQLLAEHHATIAAMIIEPLMQCAAGMLAHPVGYLQKVRELTQRYDVLLIADEVAVGCGRTGTLFACQQEQVAPDLLCLAKGLTGGYLPLAATLASKQIYQAFLGDFAAGRTFFHGHTYGGNPLGAAAALATLEYLETQQILENLPPRIDRLRARLDRIGRHGHVGDIRQRGMIVGIELVRDKTTRESFAWTERRGWRVCQRALEKGVWLRPLGNVVVIFPPLTTTLAELDQICAAVEESIQEEFAREGLE; translated from the coding sequence ATGATTTCTTCGCCCCAGCAACTGGCCGACTGGGACCGCGACCATGTGTGGCACGCGTTTACCCAAATGGCCGAGTACCAGCCGTTTCTGATCGCCAGCGCGCAGGGGCGGACGCTGGTGGATATTCATGGAAAAACGTATCTCGACGGTGTCAGCAGTTTGTGGTGCAACCTGCTGGGGCATCGCGTGCCAGAGCTTGACAAAGCGATTCGTGAACAGCTTGACCAGGTCGCGCATGTAACGCTCCTAGGCATGGGGCACCCCACGACGGCGCGACTGGCGCGCAAACTAGCGGAACTGGCTCCGGCGGGGATGGAACACGTGTTTTTTTCGGATTCCGGGGCCTCCGCCGTGGAGGTCGCGCTCAAGCTTGCCTTTCAATATCAGCGGCAACGGCCCGATCCCCGTCCCGCCAAGACCGAATACATTGCCCTGACCGACGCGTATCATGGCGATACCTTAGGAGCTGTCAGCGTGGGGGGGGTGGCCCGTTTTCACGCTTTGTTTGATCCGCTGCTGTTTCCCGTGCGACGGCTCCCCGCGCCCGACCTGTACCGCCTGCCGCCGGGCGTCACCGCCGAGCAGGCCCGCGATTATTATACGGCCCAGCTGGAGCAACTGCTGGCGGAGCATCACGCCACGATTGCGGCCATGATTATCGAACCGCTCATGCAGTGCGCGGCGGGGATGCTGGCCCATCCAGTGGGATATTTGCAAAAAGTGCGCGAGCTGACACAGCGCTACGATGTGCTCCTTATCGCTGACGAGGTGGCGGTCGGCTGCGGCAGGACCGGGACGCTGTTTGCCTGCCAACAGGAACAGGTCGCGCCGGATTTGCTGTGCCTGGCCAAGGGGCTAACCGGCGGATATTTGCCTTTGGCGGCCACGCTGGCCAGCAAACAGATTTACCAAGCATTTTTGGGGGACTTTGCGGCGGGGAGGACATTTTTTCACGGCCACACTTACGGCGGCAACCCCCTGGGGGCGGCGGCGGCCCTGGCCACGCTGGAATATCTGGAAACTCAACAGATCCTGGAAAATCTTCCTCCCCGAATCGACCGTCTGCGTGCACGCCTGGACCGCATCGGGCGGCATGGCCACGTGGGCGATATCCGCCAGCGGGGAATGATCGTCGGGATCGAGCTAGTGCGCGATAAGACAACGCGTGAGTCGTTTGCCTGGACGGAACGCCGGGGCTGGCGGGTGTGCCAGCGGGCCTTGGAAAAAGGGGTCTGGCTGCGACCACTGGGAAATGTGGTGGTGATCTTTCCGCCGCTGACGACCACGCTGGCGGAGCTAGATCAAATCTGCGCCGCGGTCGAGGAGTCGATTCAGGAAGAGTTTGCCAGGGAAGGATTAGAATGA
- the gatB gene encoding Asp-tRNA(Asn)/Glu-tRNA(Gln) amidotransferase subunit GatB: MSVPYTTIIGLEVHVQLSTATKLFCGCGTRFGGAPNTQTCPVCIGMPGVLPVMNGRAFELALRTALALNCEIAPYTKWDRKQYFYPDLPKGYQISQYDLPFSFDGWLAISDPKERFPAKKVGIIRAHLEEDAGKSMHDEATGRADSRIDLNRCGTPLLEIVSQPDLRSALEAKAYLTELKLLLEYLEVSDCNMQEGSLRVDANVNLHIDAPGERLAKTPIVEIKNMNSFRAVERAIAYEADRQYDLWRERQIELGQPGGHKTTRGWDDTAGVTRPQREKEESADYRYFPDPDLTPVTVTREQIAAVRDQLPEPPPALRARFEAQFGLTPYDCEVLVSSGKPMVAYFLELAGLIGDGKTAVNWVTQDLARTLNERQVPLAEFPIRPPALAELIQRVQAGEFNTSKAREVFEAMLAQDLSVADAIAKLGITRVDESELVALCEKLLADNPRIVADVKAGKLQAAGGFVGQAKKLNPNVNPARVRELCLELIAKMGS; encoded by the coding sequence ATGAGCGTTCCCTACACCACGATCATCGGGCTGGAAGTGCACGTGCAATTGAGCACGGCGACCAAGCTCTTTTGCGGGTGCGGCACGCGCTTTGGCGGCGCGCCCAACACCCAGACGTGCCCGGTCTGCATTGGCATGCCGGGGGTGCTTCCCGTGATGAATGGCCGCGCGTTTGAACTGGCCCTGCGGACGGCGCTGGCCCTCAATTGCGAGATTGCCCCTTATACCAAATGGGACCGCAAGCAATATTTTTATCCCGACCTGCCCAAGGGGTATCAAATCAGCCAATACGATCTGCCGTTTTCGTTTGACGGGTGGCTGGCGATCAGCGATCCCAAGGAGCGCTTTCCGGCTAAAAAAGTCGGCATTATTCGGGCGCATCTGGAGGAAGACGCCGGCAAAAGCATGCATGATGAGGCGACCGGCCGGGCCGATAGCCGAATCGACCTCAATCGCTGCGGCACTCCCTTGCTGGAAATCGTGAGCCAGCCGGATTTGCGCTCCGCGCTCGAGGCCAAAGCTTATCTCACCGAACTCAAGCTGCTCTTGGAATACCTGGAAGTATCCGACTGCAATATGCAGGAAGGCTCTTTGCGGGTCGATGCCAATGTCAATCTGCATATCGACGCTCCCGGCGAACGCCTGGCCAAAACGCCAATCGTCGAAATCAAAAACATGAACAGCTTTCGCGCCGTCGAGCGGGCCATTGCCTACGAGGCCGACCGTCAATACGATCTGTGGCGGGAACGCCAGATCGAATTGGGCCAGCCCGGCGGGCACAAAACCACCCGTGGCTGGGATGACACCGCGGGCGTGACGCGTCCCCAACGGGAAAAAGAGGAATCCGCCGACTACCGTTACTTTCCCGATCCCGATCTTACCCCTGTGACCGTCACCCGCGAGCAAATTGCGGCGGTGCGGGACCAACTGCCCGAGCCCCCCCCCGCCCTGCGAGCGCGGTTTGAGGCACAGTTTGGCCTGACACCCTACGATTGCGAAGTGCTGGTAAGTTCGGGTAAACCCATGGTCGCGTACTTTTTGGAATTGGCCGGACTCATCGGCGATGGCAAAACCGCCGTCAACTGGGTGACGCAGGATCTGGCCCGAACCCTGAATGAGCGCCAGGTGCCATTGGCCGAATTTCCCATCCGTCCGCCGGCGCTGGCGGAGCTTATCCAACGCGTCCAAGCGGGGGAATTCAACACCAGCAAGGCCCGCGAAGTGTTCGAGGCCATGCTCGCACAGGACTTGTCCGTCGCGGACGCCATTGCCAAACTGGGCATCACGCGGGTGGACGAGAGCGAACTCGTGGCCCTGTGCGAAAAATTACTGGCCGATAATCCCCGGATTGTGGCGGATGTCAAAGCGGGCAAACTGCAAGCGGCGGGGGGATTTGTGGGCCAGGCCAAAAAGCTCAATCCCAATGTCAACCCCGCCCGCGTGCGCGAACTGTGCCTGGAGCTGATTGCCAAAATGGGATCGTAG
- the gatA gene encoding Asp-tRNA(Asn)/Glu-tRNA(Gln) amidotransferase subunit GatA yields MDLTQSTASSLLELLGTGQLTSVELTRHYLDRIATHDARIGAFLRVDADSSLAQARAIDAKRQAGQPVGLLGGLPVAVKDVIAQRGELLTCGSRMLENFRSPYDAGIIERLTAADAVLLGRTNMDEFAMGGSNENSAYFPCRNPWNTACIPGGSSGGAAAAIAADFAPLSIGTDTGGSIRQPAGLCGVTGLKPTYGRVSRYGLVAFASSLDQIGPLAHTARDAALLLQVIAGHDPRDSTSVNAAVPPYSQTVTQPLAGLRLGIVPEHFAAGLDGEVAAAVKSAINVYETLGASVREVELPHAQYAVATYYIIAPCEASSNLARYDGVHYGRRAEMGPLTAELAAERKELLAAGRAADAAKVDNNLVRMYRQSRAEGFGTEVKRRIMIGAYALSAGYYDAYYVKALKVRRLIRQDYDRAFEHVDLIVGPVSPTTAFPIGQKANDPLAMYLDDLYTVSANLAGIGGIAIPCGMSAAGLPIGLQLTAPPFQEDRLLRAAHMFQTATDWHTRRPKM; encoded by the coding sequence ATGGACCTTACCCAATCCACCGCCAGCTCACTGTTAGAGCTTCTCGGCACGGGCCAATTGACATCCGTGGAGCTAACACGGCATTATTTGGACCGGATTGCCACCCATGATGCGCGGATTGGGGCGTTCTTGCGGGTGGATGCCGATTCCTCGCTGGCCCAGGCCCGCGCGATTGACGCCAAGCGCCAAGCGGGACAACCCGTGGGCCTACTCGGTGGCTTGCCGGTGGCGGTGAAAGATGTGATCGCGCAGCGGGGCGAATTGCTGACCTGCGGGTCGCGGATGCTGGAAAACTTTCGCTCTCCCTATGACGCGGGTATTATTGAGCGACTGACAGCGGCCGACGCGGTGCTCTTGGGCCGGACAAATATGGACGAGTTTGCGATGGGGGGGAGCAACGAAAACTCCGCTTATTTTCCCTGTCGCAATCCCTGGAATACCGCCTGTATCCCCGGCGGATCCAGTGGCGGCGCGGCGGCGGCCATCGCCGCCGACTTTGCCCCGCTCTCCATTGGCACCGACACCGGCGGCTCTATTCGCCAGCCAGCCGGCTTGTGCGGCGTAACCGGGCTGAAACCAACCTATGGGCGTGTCAGCCGCTATGGGCTGGTGGCGTTTGCCAGCAGCTTGGACCAGATTGGTCCGCTGGCGCACACCGCGCGGGACGCGGCCCTTTTACTACAGGTTATCGCCGGACACGACCCGCGCGATAGCACCAGCGTAAATGCGGCGGTGCCCCCATATTCGCAAACGGTGACCCAGCCTTTGGCGGGACTGCGGTTGGGGATCGTGCCCGAGCACTTTGCCGCCGGCCTGGATGGCGAAGTGGCCGCCGCCGTGAAATCCGCGATTAACGTGTACGAGACACTAGGCGCCAGCGTGCGCGAGGTCGAACTGCCACACGCCCAATATGCGGTGGCCACTTATTACATCATTGCCCCGTGCGAGGCCTCGAGCAACTTAGCCCGTTATGACGGCGTGCATTATGGCCGCCGGGCGGAGATGGGACCATTGACCGCGGAGCTAGCCGCCGAAAGGAAAGAGCTATTGGCGGCGGGGCGCGCGGCGGACGCCGCCAAAGTGGATAATAATTTGGTGCGCATGTACCGTCAGAGCCGGGCCGAGGGCTTTGGGACGGAGGTGAAGCGGCGCATCATGATCGGGGCGTACGCCCTCTCCGCCGGGTACTATGACGCATACTATGTCAAAGCGCTCAAGGTGCGGCGGCTGATCCGCCAGGATTACGACCGGGCGTTTGAGCATGTCGATTTGATCGTCGGGCCCGTCAGCCCCACCACCGCGTTTCCCATTGGTCAAAAAGCCAACGATCCGCTGGCGATGTATTTGGACGACCTTTACACCGTGAGCGCGAATCTGGCGGGGATTGGGGGGATTGCCATTCCCTGCGGTATGAGCGCGGCGGGCCTGCCGATTGGCCTGCAATTGACCGCCCCCCCGTTCCAAGAAGACCGCCTGCTGCGCGCGGCGCACATGTTCCAAACCGCGACCGACTGGCACACCCGCCGGCCAAAAATGTAA